A genomic stretch from Lathyrus oleraceus cultivar Zhongwan6 chromosome 2, CAAS_Psat_ZW6_1.0, whole genome shotgun sequence includes:
- the LOC127118372 gene encoding tRNA threonylcarbamoyladenosine dehydratase — translation MERTKCLALVGGGVLLGSLSTFVLLRLLQTQKRGVRPKCAENGTTELNGFEGRTVSGKKSDKVVSEDLLKDEIVSEHLSRNIQFFGFESQQKVSASYVVVVGLGGVGSHAASMLLRTGIGKLLLVDFDQVSLSSLNRHAVATRADVGTSKAQCLKEHFLSIFPECQIDAKVLLYDSSTEEEILSGHPDYVLDCIDNIDTKVALLAACVRRGLKVISATGAGARADPTRIRIADIRESTNDPLSRSVRHRLKKEYGIEGGITVVFSLEKPKIKLLPFKAPNGEEENPSDYQVVPGFRVRIIPVLGTIPAIFGQIMASYTLTNLAGLQVQTEPIVNFDVDHYHILHQRLIEHEETLHGTSMQVQVDVEEVMYITKELWHGRSAREQHVKDVGRGMWRSINELMLVRWDSTKPASISNLILLKFKEVDEHESRTLDDIKEKEPEFYSRVIAVLKRAENDFGL, via the exons ATGGAGAGAACCAAATGTTTGGCTTTGGTTGGAGGTGGTGTTCTTTTAGGCTCTCTCTCAACCTTCGTTCTTCTCAGACTTCTCCAAACTCAAAA AAGAGGTGTTCGACCAAAATGCGCTGAGAATGGTACTACTGAATTGAATG GTTTTGAGGGACGCACTGTTAGTGGAAAGAAGAGCGATAAGGTGGTTAGTGAGGATCTTTTGAAAGATGAGATTGTTTCTGAGCATTTGTCTAG GAATATTCAGTTTTTTGGCTTTGAATCACAACAAAAGGTGAGCGCATCGTATGTTGTGGTCGTTGGTCTTGGAGGGGTTGGCAGTCATGCTGCTTCTATGCTCTTGAGGACAGGGATTGGCAAGCTTCTTCTTGTAGACTTTGATCAG GTTTCTCTTTCATCACTAAATCGACACGCTGTTGCGACAAGAGCAGATGTTGGCACCTCAAAAGCTCAGTGCCTTAAGGAGCATTTCTTATCAATCTTTCCGGAGTGCCAAATAGATGCAAAAGTTTTGTTATATGATTCATCAACTGAAGAAGAAATTCTCTCAGGCCATCCTGACTATGTTCTGGACTGTATTGATAACATCGATACAAAG GTGGCACTTCTTGCTGCATGTGTACGTAGGGGCCTAAAAGTTATATCTGCCACTGGGGCTGGTGCTAGAGCCGATCCAACAAGAATACGCATTGCTGATATAAGAGAGTCTACTAATGATCCATTATCTCGATCG GTAAGACACCGTTTGAAGAAAGAATATGGCATTGAAGGTGGCATCACTGTTGTGTTTTCTTTAGAAAAGCCCAAAATTAAGCTACTTCCATTTAAGGCTCCAAATGGAGAAGAGGAAAACCCTTCAGACTATCAG GTAGTTCCAGGTTTTAGGGTCCGAATCATACCTGTTCTAGGCACCATCCCTGCAATATTTGGACAAATCATGGCCTCCTATACTTTGACGAATTTAGCAGGATTACAGGTTCAAACAGAACCTATAGTCAATTTTGACGTGGATCATTACCATATTCTTCATCAACGCCTTATTGAGCATGAGGAAACATTGCACGGAACTTCCATGCAAGTGCAG GTAGATGTTGAAGAAGTGATGTATATTACAAAAGAATTATGGCATGGAAGAAGTGCTAGAGAGCAGCATGTGAAAGACGTTGGACGAGGAATGTGGCGATCAATTAATGAATTAATGCTTGTGAG GTGGGACAGCACAAAACCAGCATCTATTTCAAATTTGATTCTTTTGAAATTCAAAGAG GTGGATGAGCATGAGTCACGGACATTGGATGATATAAAGGAAAAGGAACCAGAGTTTTACAGTAGAGTGATAGCTGTGTTAAAACGAGCTGAAAATGACTTTGGATTATGA